Proteins encoded within one genomic window of Candidatus Thiodiazotropha endoloripes:
- a CDS encoding cell division protein BolA: MSVCKSLKGYSRKHERIADLFSLLAVALLFGTLYLVVSNHSEVISWMKADAVIHVPVVVGVLILDLFLIYLFLNIGAARFEEEEAGCFHTFKGRRSGSGSVGNLFTSWLHHMEQVGRKHR, from the coding sequence ATGTCTGTATGTAAAAGTCTTAAGGGATACTCCCGAAAACATGAGCGTATAGCAGATCTGTTCTCTTTGTTGGCAGTTGCACTGCTGTTCGGCACGCTCTATCTGGTGGTCAGCAACCATTCCGAAGTCATCAGCTGGATGAAAGCCGATGCGGTGATCCATGTTCCTGTGGTGGTTGGCGTGCTGATTCTGGATCTGTTCCTGATCTATCTGTTCCTCAACATTGGCGCGGCCCGCTTTGAAGAGGAGGAGGCGGGATGTTTCCATACTTTCAAAGGGCGCAGATCGGGTAGCGGCTCTGTCGGCAACCTGTTCACAAGCTGGCTGCATCACATGGAACAGGTCGGCAGAAAACATCGCTGA
- a CDS encoding alanine/glycine:cation symporter family protein: MLVLILGTGLFLMIGLKLMPLARLKYGFQMLWGGREGRGEGEITPFNALMTSLSATIGTGNIAGVATAIALGGPGALFWMWCTALVGMATKYAEAVLAVRYREVDENGNHVGGPMYYIKNGLGSKWTWLGTLFAVFGALAGFGIGNTVQANSVAQALLKNESLGIEPAVTGGVMAVLAALVLIGGIRRIAEVAGKLVPLMAIAYLLAGGVIIVLNISEIPAAIGQIIEYAFTPVAATGGFAGAAVWAAIRFGVARGVFSNEAGLGSAPIAHAAAATDSPVRQGTVAMLGTFIDTLIVCSVTGLAIVVTGVWTTGETGAALSSAAFEMALPGVGGLVVSVGLAVFAFTTILGWSVYSERCVEYLAGIKAIVPFRVLWIIMIPVGALAQDYLNFVWLVADTLNALMAIPNLVALLMLSPVVFKLTREYFEQNSLK; the protein is encoded by the coding sequence ATGCTGGTGCTGATACTGGGTACCGGGCTGTTCCTGATGATCGGCTTGAAGCTGATGCCATTGGCTCGGCTCAAATATGGATTTCAAATGCTCTGGGGAGGGCGCGAAGGCCGGGGGGAAGGGGAGATCACCCCATTCAATGCCCTGATGACCTCGCTCTCCGCAACCATCGGCACGGGTAATATCGCCGGGGTTGCCACCGCCATCGCTCTGGGTGGCCCAGGGGCTCTGTTCTGGATGTGGTGTACCGCTTTGGTCGGTATGGCTACCAAATATGCGGAAGCGGTACTGGCTGTCCGCTACCGGGAAGTGGATGAGAATGGCAACCACGTCGGTGGTCCCATGTACTACATCAAGAACGGCCTGGGCAGCAAGTGGACCTGGCTGGGTACCCTGTTTGCCGTTTTCGGAGCATTGGCCGGATTTGGTATCGGTAATACCGTACAGGCCAATTCAGTTGCTCAGGCGCTGCTGAAAAATGAGAGTCTCGGTATCGAACCGGCAGTTACCGGAGGGGTGATGGCCGTGCTGGCCGCGCTGGTACTGATCGGCGGTATCCGTCGTATCGCGGAAGTGGCCGGTAAACTGGTACCACTGATGGCTATCGCCTATCTGTTGGCCGGGGGTGTGATCATCGTTCTTAATATTTCCGAGATTCCGGCGGCCATCGGTCAGATCATAGAGTATGCCTTTACGCCGGTTGCCGCCACAGGTGGATTTGCCGGTGCTGCGGTTTGGGCTGCAATTCGCTTTGGCGTGGCCAGGGGCGTCTTCTCCAATGAGGCTGGACTTGGTAGTGCGCCAATCGCACATGCCGCTGCGGCAACCGACAGTCCGGTGCGTCAGGGCACGGTTGCGATGCTGGGAACCTTTATCGATACCCTGATCGTCTGTTCGGTCACTGGCCTGGCGATCGTTGTCACCGGGGTCTGGACCACGGGCGAGACCGGGGCGGCACTCTCTTCTGCCGCCTTTGAGATGGCGCTGCCTGGAGTTGGCGGTCTGGTTGTCAGTGTGGGTCTGGCGGTGTTTGCCTTCACTACCATTCTGGGCTGGAGTGTCTACAGTGAACGTTGCGTTGAGTACCTTGCGGGTATTAAGGCGATTGTTCCATTTCGCGTACTTTGGATCATCATGATCCCGGTTGGCGCGCTGGCGCAGGACTATCTTAACTTTGTCTGGCTGGTGGCGGATACGCTGAATGCCCTGATGGCCATTCCGAATCTAGTTGCGCTGCTGATGCTCAGCCCGGTGGTTTTCAAATTGACTCGGGAATATTTTGAGCAGAATTCATTGAAGTAG
- a CDS encoding ammonium transporter — translation MNSANTAWIMASTALVLFMTLPGLAMFYGGLVRTKNVLSVLMQCFAIAGMVSILWLIAGYSLAFGEGNAWIGDFSRILMSGVGKETLSGDIPESLFMLFQMTFAIITPALIVGGFAERMRFSAMLLFSAIWLFLVYVPITHWVWGGGWLGSMGLYDFAGGTVVHITAGVAALVAAMVMGPRRGFGTASMMPHNMTMTIAGAGMLWVGWFGFNGGSALAADGSASMAMLVTHISAATGAMTWLVREWIKFGKPSALGAVTGMVAGLGTITPASGFVGPAGALVIGLLAGIICFSATNYLKQVLKIDDSLDVFPVHGIGGILGTLLAGVFSSTSLGIFSGYGFADGITSMGGQLWVQFIGVVVTVVFTAVVTLGILKLVDALIGLRVNKEEEIEGLDIVLHEERGYNEIS, via the coding sequence ATGAATAGTGCAAATACAGCTTGGATCATGGCATCAACCGCCTTGGTGTTGTTTATGACGCTACCGGGGCTGGCAATGTTTTACGGCGGCCTGGTGAGAACCAAGAATGTTCTCTCCGTACTGATGCAGTGTTTTGCCATTGCCGGCATGGTATCGATCCTGTGGTTGATTGCCGGTTACAGCCTGGCCTTCGGCGAAGGCAACGCCTGGATTGGTGATTTCAGTCGGATTCTCATGTCAGGTGTCGGTAAGGAGACACTGTCTGGCGATATTCCGGAATCCCTGTTCATGCTTTTTCAGATGACATTCGCCATCATCACACCGGCACTGATTGTTGGTGGTTTTGCAGAACGCATGCGTTTCTCAGCCATGCTGCTGTTCAGCGCCATCTGGTTGTTTCTGGTCTATGTGCCGATTACCCACTGGGTTTGGGGTGGTGGCTGGCTCGGTAGCATGGGTTTGTACGACTTTGCGGGTGGCACCGTGGTTCACATCACCGCCGGTGTGGCCGCTCTGGTCGCAGCCATGGTAATGGGCCCCAGGCGTGGCTTCGGTACAGCATCCATGATGCCCCACAACATGACCATGACCATTGCCGGTGCCGGTATGCTCTGGGTCGGTTGGTTCGGCTTCAATGGGGGCAGTGCACTGGCGGCAGACGGCAGTGCCTCGATGGCGATGCTGGTCACCCACATCTCTGCGGCCACGGGTGCGATGACCTGGCTGGTTCGGGAGTGGATCAAGTTTGGTAAGCCCAGTGCTTTGGGTGCGGTTACCGGTATGGTCGCCGGTTTGGGTACGATCACACCAGCCTCTGGCTTCGTTGGACCGGCAGGTGCCCTGGTGATCGGTCTGCTGGCCGGTATCATCTGTTTCTCAGCCACCAACTATCTGAAACAGGTACTTAAAATCGATGACTCTCTCGATGTCTTCCCGGTCCATGGGATTGGCGGTATTTTGGGTACCTTGCTTGCCGGTGTCTTCTCCTCCACCTCACTGGGTATCTTCTCCGGATATGGCTTTGCGGATGGCATAACCTCCATGGGCGGTCAACTCTGGGTGCAGTTCATTGGGGTTGTTGTCACCGTCGTCTTTACCGCTGTGGTCACCCTGGGCATTCTCAAGCTGGTCGATGCGTTGATCGGTCTTCGGGTCAACAAAGAAGAGGAGATTGAAGGCCTGGATATCGTTCTGCACGAAGAGCGTGGTTACAACGAAATCAGCTGA
- a CDS encoding TRAP transporter TatT component family protein, which yields MIKNRRRRIITVSLLCAATLLLDSGCSSLSTSRLAANLSNAMLNQTDPELVRYGAPAYLLLLDSFIAESPDDRDLLYAGARLYGAYAGGLVKDPQRQKNLSQKAMDYATTGFCEAEPEICRDSNKPYEQFAATLARTEEPNLEDLYLYGATWAGWIQAHSDDWNAVADLAKAESLLLRVVDQEPGYEQGRAQLYLGVIRSQIPPALGGKPELGKQHFESALNYSEGQDLMVKLEYARHYARLVFDKTLHDRLLNEVLQADPVKNGLTLSNIMAQQQAKSLIEEDYF from the coding sequence ATGATCAAGAACCGTCGTCGTCGCATCATCACTGTCTCACTGCTCTGCGCAGCCACACTACTCCTGGATAGCGGCTGCAGCTCACTGTCAACCAGTCGCCTGGCAGCAAACCTCTCCAATGCGATGCTCAATCAGACGGACCCTGAGCTGGTGCGGTATGGTGCACCGGCCTATCTGCTGCTGCTCGACTCATTCATTGCGGAGAGCCCAGACGATCGTGATCTGCTCTATGCAGGAGCCAGACTCTATGGTGCTTACGCAGGCGGACTGGTCAAAGATCCACAACGGCAGAAGAACCTCAGCCAGAAAGCCATGGACTACGCCACCACAGGATTCTGTGAAGCTGAACCGGAAATCTGCCGCGACAGCAACAAGCCATATGAGCAGTTTGCCGCCACCCTGGCCAGGACTGAAGAGCCCAACCTGGAGGATCTCTATCTCTATGGCGCTACCTGGGCAGGCTGGATTCAGGCACACAGCGATGACTGGAATGCGGTCGCTGATCTGGCCAAAGCCGAGTCCCTGTTGCTGCGGGTGGTTGATCAGGAACCGGGCTATGAGCAGGGTCGCGCCCAGCTCTATCTGGGTGTTATTCGCAGTCAGATCCCTCCTGCGCTGGGTGGTAAACCGGAACTTGGCAAGCAACATTTTGAGTCGGCATTGAACTACTCCGAAGGCCAGGACCTGATGGTGAAACTGGAATACGCTCGACACTATGCCCGTTTGGTTTTTGATAAAACTCTACATGACAGGTTACTCAATGAGGTATTGCAGGCCGACCCGGTGAAAAACGGTCTGACATTGAGTAACATCATGGCACAGCAACAAGCCAAGTCATTGATTGAAGAGGATTATTTTTAG
- a CDS encoding cupin domain-containing protein encodes MPEMNLFRPDKADGEKETPETLLSRKNVTIERILSPPNSVTENLQQPHDEWISILQGSAKLEMDDTQHNLHRGDCVLIPANTPHRVLTTSHQPHCIWLTVHIR; translated from the coding sequence ATGCCGGAAATGAATCTGTTCAGACCAGATAAGGCTGATGGAGAGAAGGAGACTCCGGAGACTCTGTTGAGCAGGAAAAACGTTACGATCGAGCGTATCCTGAGTCCGCCGAACAGTGTCACTGAGAATCTGCAACAGCCGCATGACGAATGGATCAGCATTCTGCAGGGTAGCGCAAAACTGGAAATGGATGACACACAACACAATCTTCATCGTGGGGATTGTGTACTGATCCCAGCCAACACGCCCCATCGTGTGCTGACAACCAGCCACCAACCTCACTGTATCTGGCTCACGGTACACATACGTTAA
- a CDS encoding 6-pyruvoyl trahydropterin synthase family protein, producing MYTVTKEIHFCYGHRLLNHKGKCRHLHGHNATAVIHLESTQLDELGMVCDFSEIGDYVKKWVNQNLDHNMLLHSDDPVLPLLQEAGESVYVMPNNPTAENIARLIFDYVEAGGYPVVQVSLHETDSALASYRKP from the coding sequence ATGTATACGGTTACCAAAGAGATACACTTCTGCTATGGCCATAGGCTATTGAACCACAAGGGAAAATGCCGCCATCTACACGGCCATAACGCGACTGCGGTGATCCACCTTGAGTCCACCCAGCTTGATGAGTTGGGAATGGTCTGTGACTTCTCGGAGATCGGTGATTACGTCAAAAAGTGGGTTAATCAGAACCTGGATCACAATATGCTGCTGCACAGTGATGATCCGGTATTGCCCCTGCTTCAGGAAGCCGGTGAGTCGGTCTATGTGATGCCCAACAACCCAACGGCAGAAAATATTGCACGGCTGATTTTTGATTATGTCGAAGCTGGCGGCTATCCGGTGGTGCAAGTATCATTGCATGAAACCGACAGCGCATTGGCGAGCTATCGAAAGCCTTGA
- the dctP gene encoding TRAP transporter substrate-binding protein DctP — protein sequence MLRLLAILIMTLMLVPVSHAKTTLKIATLAPDGTSWMKQMRAAAKEIHAKSEGRVKIRFYPGGVMGNDNSVLRKIRIGQLQGGAITGGGLSSIYSDAQIYTLPFQFRNLEEVDAVREVMDKRIIGGLQKKGFISFGLSEGGFAYLLSNSPVKTTDNMKGLKIWIPEGDKVNAEIFSKLGISPIPLPLTDVLTGLQTGLIDTIASAPIGAIALQWHTRVNYLTQVPLAYLYATLVIKEKAFNKLTEADRELVKQTLQSTFVKLNQQNRKDNIAALSALKKQGIEFISPTEQQQQAWEKHANLTLRSLRNDGVVSIELLEEMQNLIRQQRDSNPITNQTEDILINRRDTALKSSLNETHSLQ from the coding sequence ATGCTCCGCCTTCTGGCCATACTCATCATGACACTTATGCTGGTCCCAGTCAGTCATGCCAAGACCACTTTGAAAATCGCCACTCTGGCACCGGATGGCACCAGCTGGATGAAACAGATGCGGGCGGCAGCGAAAGAGATCCATGCAAAGAGCGAAGGACGGGTGAAAATCCGCTTCTACCCAGGCGGGGTGATGGGTAACGACAACAGCGTGCTGCGCAAAATCCGGATCGGCCAGTTGCAGGGCGGCGCCATTACCGGTGGCGGCTTGAGCAGCATCTACTCAGACGCCCAGATCTACACACTGCCGTTCCAGTTCCGCAACCTCGAAGAGGTGGATGCGGTACGTGAGGTCATGGATAAACGGATCATCGGTGGCTTGCAAAAGAAGGGCTTCATCAGCTTCGGCCTGAGTGAAGGGGGATTTGCCTACCTGCTCTCCAACTCACCAGTCAAGACCACCGATAACATGAAAGGCCTCAAGATCTGGATACCGGAAGGCGACAAGGTGAACGCGGAGATATTCAGCAAACTGGGCATTTCACCGATCCCCCTGCCGTTGACCGATGTACTGACCGGCCTTCAGACCGGCTTGATCGATACCATCGCCAGTGCCCCCATCGGGGCGATCGCACTGCAGTGGCATACCCGGGTCAACTATCTGACTCAGGTCCCGCTCGCCTATCTCTACGCCACGCTGGTGATCAAGGAGAAGGCATTCAACAAACTCACTGAAGCCGACCGGGAGCTGGTGAAACAGACGCTCCAATCCACCTTCGTCAAACTCAACCAACAGAATCGTAAAGACAATATCGCCGCGCTCTCTGCTCTTAAAAAACAGGGCATAGAGTTCATCAGCCCGACTGAACAACAGCAACAGGCCTGGGAAAAGCATGCCAACTTAACGCTGAGGAGTTTGCGCAATGATGGTGTCGTCTCAATCGAACTCTTGGAAGAGATGCAGAACCTGATCAGGCAGCAGCGCGATTCGAATCCAATCACAAACCAGACTGAAGACATATTGATCAATCGTCGCGATACCGCACTCAAATCCAGTTTAAATGAGACCCACTCACTCCAGTAA
- a CDS encoding TRAP transporter large permease produces the protein MIVTIGLILLALSGAPLFAVIGAGALWGFYQSEIDLSVVGIEFFRLAETPVLLAIPLFTFAGYLLSEGNAPSRLVRLTQSLLGWMPGGMAFVALIACALFTAFTGASGVTIVALGALLYPALKQAGYKKNFSLGLVTTSGSLGLLFAPALPLILYAVVAQQLGIGGSITVDDMFLAGILPGLLMLFILMAWGLYSGRHLQLTPFSFAQASSAIKAAAWELPLPVILLGGIYSGYFAISEAAAVTAVYVLFVEMVIHKEISFRQLPRIMHEAMLLVGGILVILGLSLASTNYMIDSDVPGMLFNWLHERVHDPLTFLILLNIFLLILGTMLDIFSALVLMVPLLLPVALEYGIDPIHLGIIFLANMQIGYFTPPVGMNLFIASYRFGKPIAEIYRATLPWFLLLFGAVLVITYWPSLSLALLNRN, from the coding sequence ATGATCGTCACCATCGGCCTGATCCTGCTGGCACTGAGTGGGGCACCACTGTTTGCGGTGATTGGTGCAGGAGCCCTCTGGGGTTTCTATCAATCTGAAATCGACCTGTCAGTGGTCGGCATCGAGTTTTTCCGACTGGCAGAGACCCCTGTCCTGCTTGCCATTCCTCTGTTCACGTTTGCAGGTTATCTGTTGAGTGAAGGTAATGCGCCAAGTCGTCTGGTCAGACTGACCCAGTCCCTGCTCGGCTGGATGCCAGGGGGCATGGCCTTTGTCGCCCTGATCGCCTGTGCCCTGTTTACCGCTTTCACCGGCGCTTCCGGTGTGACCATCGTGGCCCTGGGCGCCCTGCTCTATCCGGCATTGAAACAGGCCGGCTACAAAAAGAACTTCAGCCTCGGTCTGGTAACAACCTCAGGCAGCCTGGGCCTGCTTTTCGCACCGGCGCTGCCATTGATTCTGTATGCCGTGGTGGCCCAACAGCTGGGTATCGGTGGTTCGATCACAGTGGATGATATGTTTCTCGCCGGCATTCTGCCCGGACTGCTGATGCTGTTCATCCTCATGGCCTGGGGACTCTACTCCGGTCGCCATCTGCAACTCACCCCCTTCTCCTTTGCACAAGCCAGCAGCGCAATCAAAGCCGCCGCATGGGAACTGCCCTTGCCGGTGATCCTGCTTGGCGGTATCTACAGTGGCTACTTCGCCATCTCTGAAGCAGCGGCGGTTACCGCAGTCTACGTACTGTTTGTTGAAATGGTGATCCATAAGGAGATCTCGTTTCGCCAGCTACCCCGTATCATGCATGAGGCTATGCTATTGGTCGGCGGCATATTGGTCATACTCGGCCTCTCCCTGGCATCCACCAACTATATGATCGATAGCGATGTACCTGGGATGCTATTCAACTGGCTGCATGAGCGGGTTCACGATCCACTCACCTTTCTGATCCTGCTGAATATCTTTCTGCTGATACTCGGTACCATGCTGGATATCTTTTCCGCTTTGGTGTTGATGGTTCCACTATTGCTACCGGTTGCGCTGGAGTATGGCATCGACCCAATCCACTTGGGCATTATTTTTCTGGCCAATATGCAGATCGGTTATTTCACCCCCCCAGTGGGAATGAACCTGTTCATCGCCAGCTACCGGTTCGGCAAGCCGATTGCGGAGATATACCGCGCCACCCTTCCCTGGTTTCTGCTCCTTTTCGGCGCGGTATTGGTGATCACCTACTGGCCTTCACTCTCGCTTGCCCTGTTGAACCGGAATTGA
- a CDS encoding DMT family transporter, with product MSVPAAYMGVLLIWGTTPLAIQWSGQGVGYLFGVTGRMVIGVVLALSLLRLIGLRLAWHKRARHTYMAAGLGIFIAMTSVYWSAQYIPSGWISVIFGLSPIITGLMARYWLNERGIDASRLVAVLISLSGLVVIFSVGIKAGPEFALGLCGMLVSVITHSASAVWVKRIDAQLHGLVVTAGGLLVAVPLFLLSWFIQGESWPQVIGERALASIVYLGIIGSVLGFALYFYILKSVETTKVALITLITPLFALLAGQWLNGEQIDQRVWFGTGLILLGLALFEFWGRDLAQFRFNRASESEGQ from the coding sequence ATGTCTGTGCCAGCAGCCTATATGGGGGTATTGCTGATTTGGGGTACCACGCCCCTGGCCATTCAATGGAGTGGTCAGGGAGTGGGCTATCTGTTCGGTGTAACGGGGCGTATGGTGATCGGTGTGGTGCTGGCCTTGTCCCTGTTGCGTCTGATCGGACTGCGACTGGCATGGCATAAGAGGGCGCGACACACCTATATGGCAGCCGGTCTGGGTATCTTTATCGCCATGACCTCAGTCTACTGGTCTGCACAGTACATTCCATCCGGCTGGATATCGGTCATCTTCGGGCTGTCGCCGATCATTACCGGTCTGATGGCCCGCTATTGGTTAAACGAAAGAGGGATTGACGCTTCGAGGCTGGTGGCGGTATTGATCTCACTCTCCGGACTGGTCGTCATCTTCAGTGTCGGCATCAAAGCGGGCCCTGAATTTGCGCTGGGACTGTGTGGCATGTTGGTTTCCGTCATAACCCATTCCGCCAGTGCAGTCTGGGTGAAACGGATCGATGCTCAACTGCATGGACTGGTGGTGACAGCGGGTGGTTTGCTGGTCGCAGTACCCCTGTTTCTGCTGAGTTGGTTCATCCAGGGGGAGAGTTGGCCCCAGGTGATCGGAGAGCGGGCTCTGGCATCGATCGTCTATCTCGGGATCATCGGCTCAGTGCTTGGTTTTGCCCTCTACTTCTATATTTTGAAGAGTGTGGAGACCACCAAGGTTGCACTGATCACACTGATCACTCCGCTGTTTGCCCTGTTGGCCGGACAGTGGCTTAACGGTGAACAGATTGATCAGCGGGTCTGGTTTGGTACCGGGTTGATCCTGTTGGGTCTGGCACTGTTTGAGTTTTGGGGTAGGGACCTGGCTCAATTCCGGTTCAACAGGGCAAGCGAGAGTGAAGGCCAGTAG
- a CDS encoding 4'-phosphopantetheinyl transferase family protein, producing MKIELAELFPSCAMLVKADQAMWTTPLCKEEEKLIEKAVQKRQQEFRAGRHAAHLALEKLSAPWEPLLRDEKRQPLWPTGFLGSISHCRGECVAVCAKTTELASLGIDVEPLEPLPKGVDQYIHTPQDQVTMEADSSLPERLIFSAKESIYKCYYPLIGEHMGFQSVSLSIDVDSRSFEFIPSAENTIPFPAELKFHGRFMMSDSHLYTGCYLTRD from the coding sequence ATGAAGATTGAACTTGCCGAGCTGTTTCCATCCTGCGCCATGCTGGTCAAGGCAGACCAGGCCATGTGGACTACCCCGCTATGCAAGGAAGAAGAGAAGCTGATCGAAAAGGCCGTGCAGAAGCGTCAGCAGGAGTTTCGCGCTGGACGCCATGCTGCCCATCTGGCCCTGGAAAAGTTGAGCGCCCCCTGGGAACCGCTGTTGCGTGACGAAAAACGTCAGCCATTATGGCCAACAGGCTTTCTCGGCAGTATCAGTCACTGCCGTGGTGAATGTGTGGCGGTATGTGCAAAAACCACTGAACTGGCCAGCCTGGGCATCGATGTGGAACCGCTCGAACCGCTGCCTAAGGGGGTCGACCAATACATCCACACACCCCAGGATCAGGTCACCATGGAGGCAGACAGCTCTCTGCCGGAGCGCTTGATCTTCAGTGCCAAGGAGAGCATCTATAAGTGCTACTACCCACTAATCGGTGAACACATGGGATTTCAATCCGTATCATTGAGCATTGACGTGGATAGTCGGAGCTTCGAATTCATTCCCTCAGCAGAGAACACCATTCCCTTCCCGGCAGAACTGAAATTCCACGGGCGCTTCATGATGAGTGATAGCCATCTTTATACAGGCTGTTATCTGACGCGCGACTGA
- a CDS encoding TRAP transporter small permease, which yields MKNMLQTIRQIIHRFEELLTAILLGGMILLAGSQIVLRNLFDSGLIWADPSLRIMVLWVALLGAIAATRENRHIRIDLLSHVLSKGGQSLLSVVHDLFSALICGLIAWHSARFVYFEWQDGTQLFSILPAWIGEIIIPIGFAIMTIRFIVNIPLHLMDRKTA from the coding sequence ATGAAAAATATGCTCCAGACCATTCGCCAGATCATCCATCGCTTCGAAGAGTTGCTCACTGCAATTCTGCTGGGTGGCATGATACTGCTGGCAGGCAGTCAGATCGTGCTGCGCAATCTGTTTGACTCCGGTCTGATCTGGGCAGACCCCAGCTTGCGCATCATGGTTTTGTGGGTCGCCCTGCTAGGCGCCATTGCCGCCACCAGGGAGAATCGCCACATACGTATTGACCTGCTATCCCATGTACTCTCAAAAGGCGGTCAATCCCTGCTGAGCGTGGTGCATGATCTGTTCAGCGCCCTGATCTGCGGCTTGATCGCCTGGCACTCCGCCCGCTTTGTCTACTTCGAGTGGCAGGATGGCACCCAACTGTTCTCCATACTGCCGGCCTGGATTGGGGAGATCATCATACCGATCGGCTTTGCCATCATGACCATCCGTTTCATCGTCAACATCCCACTGCATCTGATGGATAGGAAAACCGCATGA